Below is a window of Corallococcus silvisoli DNA.
CGACCACTGGAGCGGCGCCTTCAGCGCGAACAGCCCCAGGAAGACGGCGGCGAGCACCGGGTACGTGCCCAGGCATCGCGCGCACACGCGCACGCCCGCGAGCACATAGGTGCGGTTGTATTCATCCGGGTGATGATGGCTGAGCCAGAACACCGGCACCTCCTCCGGACGCGGAGACAGTGGGGGTTTCCCACGCGGGACGGGCGTCCCCCTCCGCCAGGAAGCACGCCGCGGCGTGGCCTCCCCCCAGCGGGTACAGCGGGGGCGACTCGCGCCGGCAGCGCTCCATCGCGTGGGGACAGCGTGGGTGGAACGCACAGCCGGCGGGCGGAGACAGCGGCGAGGGCGGCTCCCCCGGCAGCAACAGCCGGGCGCGAGGCCGCTCCGGATCCGGCACCGGCACCGCGGACAACAGGGCCTGCGTGTACGGGTGGCGCGGCCCGGAGTACAGCGCGCGCGACGGCGCCACCTCCACGATGCGGCCCAGGTACATCACCGCCACGCGCGTGGACACGTACTCCACGATCTTCAGGTCGTGCGCGATGAAGACGTAGGTGAGGCCGCGCTCGCGCTGCAGGTCCACCAGCAGGTTGACGATCTGCGCCTGGATGGAGACGTCCAGCGCGCTGATGGGCTCGTCCGCCACCACCAGCTCCGGGCGCAACGCGATGGCACGTGCAATGCCGATGCGCTGGCGCTGGCCCCCGGAGAACTCGTGCGGGTAGCGGTGCCGCGCCTCGCGGGGCAGGCCCATGGCGTCCAGGAGCGCCAGCACCTCGTCCTCGCGTGCCCGGCCCTTCGCGAGCCCGTGGATGGCGAAGGGCTCCGCGAGGATGTCCCCCACCGTCATGCGCGGGTTGAGGGACGCGTACGGATCCTGGAAGACCAGCTGCATGCGGCGGCGCAGCGGCCGCAGCTCGCGCTGCGACAGGCCGGTCAGCTCGCGCCCCTCCACGCGGATGGAGCCGGACGTCGGGTCGATGAGGCGCAGGAGCGCGCGCCCCAGGGTGCTCTTGCCGCAGCCGCTCTCCCCCACCAGGCCCAGCGTCTCACCCCGGGCGACCTCGAAGGACACGCCGTCCACCGCGCGCACCGTGCCGCGCGTGCGCCCCAGGAAGCCGCCCCGCACCGGGAAGTGCACCTTCAGGTCGCGCACCTGGACCAGCGGCTCGCTCATGGCGCGGGCACCGGGTGGTGGCAGGCGGCCCACTGGCCTCCGCGCTTCGACTCCAGCGCGGGCGTGAGGCGGGCGCACAGCTCGCTGGCCCGGTCGCAGCGATCTCGGAACGCGCACCCGGACGGCAGCGCGCCCAGCGACGGCACCATGCCGGGGATGGCCTTGAGGCGCTGGCGTCCGCCCTCCGCCGCCCCCGCGTCGTGCAGGGATGGGATGGAGCGCAACAGGCCCGCGGTGTACGGGTGCGCGGGGCGGGCGAACAGCTCCCGCACCGGGGCCTGCTCCACGATGCGGCCCGCGTACATCACCACCACCGCGTCGCAGCTCCCCGCCACCACGCCCAGGTCGTGGGTGATGAGCATCACCGCCATGTGGCGTTCGGCCTGGAGCCGCTTGAGCAGCTCGAGGATCTGCGCCTGGATGGTGACGTCCAGCGCCGTGGTCGGCTCGTCCGCGATGAGCAGCGCCGGGTCGCACGCGAGCGCCATGGCGATCATCACGCGCTGGCGCATGCCTCCGGAGAGCTGGTGCGGGTACGCGTCCACGCGCTCGCCGGGCGCGGGGATGCCCACCTGTCGGAGCATCTCCACCGCGCGCTCGCGCGCCTGGGAACGGGTGGCGCCCAGGTGCAACCGGACGCCCTCGCCAATCTGCTCGCCCACCGTGAACACCGGGTTGAGCGACGTCATCGGCTCCTGGAACACCATGGCCACGTGCCGGCCGCGAACGCGCCGCATCTCCCGCTCGGGAAGGGCCAGCAGATCCTCTCCCCGGAAGCGCACCTCGCCGCCCACCACGCGGCCGGGGGGCTCGGGCACGAGCCGCATCACCGACAGCGCCGTGAGGCTCTTGCCGCAGCCACTCTCCCCCACCACCCCCAGCGTGCCGCCCGGAGGGACGTTGAAGGACACGCCATCCACCGCGCGCACCGTGCCGCGCGCGAGCGACAGCTGGGTGGTGAGGCCCCGCACGTCCAGGAGCGGGGCCCCGGCGTCCGGGGACGGCGCGACGCCGGTCACTTCTGGGCCAGCTCCTCCAGGAACTCCGCCTCCTGGATGAGCCCCTTGCGGATGAGCAGGCGGATGAGGCTCGCGACCATGCGCGCGGGCTTCACCTTCTCCGTGTCCAGGCTGGCCTCCTCGCCGCGAGAGATGCGGTCGATGTCGTCCAGCACCGCCAGGTCCTCCTCGGAGAAGTCCGGCTTGGGCGTGAGCGCCACCGACGGCTTCACGCCCTGCGCGGCGCCGCCGAAGAGCACCACCGGCACGCGCGGCTTGTTGGGATCCGCGTCCGCCTCCGAGGGCGGCGGCGGCGGCGGGGGCGGAGGCCTCGCGGCGGCGGGGGGCGGCGGGGGCCTGGCGGCGGGCCGGGGCTTGGAGCCCAGGATGTCCTCCAGCACCTCCGCGCCGTCCGCGGAGGACTCGTGGGGCGGCGGCGGGGGCAGGTCCCAGTCCAGAGGCGGAGGCGCGGGCGGGCGCGCCGACGAGGGACGCGCGGCGGCGGGCGCCGGCGTCGACGGCAGGATGTCCGGCGAATCGTCCTCGTCCATGTCCATCGGTTCTGCCTCCACGATGTCCAGGGGCTCTCCCCGGCCGCGCGCGAGCGCCTGCTCCAGGTCGTCTGGAGCGGCGACAAAGACCTTGAGCTGCTTGCGCAGTTGGAAGCGCAGCTGGTCCACCAGGTTCAGGTTGCCCGGGTCCTCCACCGCCACGTGGAGCTTCTCGCTGCGGCCGTCCTGCTCCAGCGCGAAGAGCAGCACGCGCTGCTCGGTCTGGAAGTCCATGGACACCAGCGAGGACACCGCGTGCGGGATGTACTCGGGGATCTCCACGAAGGGCAGCTCGTGCTGCGCCGCCAGCGCCCGCGCGATGTCCCGGCCGGTGCACAGGCCCATGGACACCAGCACCTCGCCCAGCTTGCGGCCCTGGCCGCGCCGTCCGGAGGCCAATGCCTGCTTCACCTGCTCGTCCGTGACCACGCCCGCCTGGACGAGGAGTTCACCAATCTTCTTGCGCATGGCCGGGGGCTACCGCTTGACCTTGGCGAGGTATTCCTCGCGGGAAAAAACGCCCTTCTCGATGAGCAGCTCCACCATGGCCTTGAGCGCCGCGACCTCCTTGCGCTGCACGTCCTCCACGCTCTTGAGCAGCTCCGCGGGACTTCCGGAGGCCGCCGCGCGAGGCGCCTCCGCGGGAGGCGGCGGACGGGCCGGCGCGGGGGCGGGACGGGCGGGCGCGGACGCAGCGACCGCGGCGGCCGGGTCCAGGTCCTTGAGGTTCTTCACGACGGTGCGGCCCTGGGCGTCCACCACCTTGAAGTTGGTGTCCGCGTCCTCCAATTCCGCCGACTCCTCGTAGAGGCGCGCGAACGCCCGCGCCACGGACGTGCGCCCCGCCACGTTGGCCACGATGCGGCACTTGGACAGGGCCCGCAGCTCGTCCAGCACCCGCACGTTGAGCGGATCCGACATCGCGACCACCAGCGTCTTGCCGTCGTCGCGCAGCTGCAGGGGCACGACAGAGAAGTCGCGCGCCGTCTGCGAGGGAATCTTGGCCTTCACGTGCGGCGGCACCGCCTGCACGGCGTCCAGGTTCACCGCCGGCATGCCGAGCTGCTTCGACAAGGCGCGCACGAGGATGTCCTCGGAGACGAGGTTCATCCGGACGAGGATCTCGCCCAGCTTCCCGCCCCACTTGGCCTGCTCGGCGAGCGCCGCCTTGAGCTGGCTCTCCTGCAGGACGTTCGCCTTGATCAGCAGTTCTCCAAGCTTGATCTGTGCCATGTCGTGCGCGCCATAGTACCCGGTTTGAGCCGGGGCGCTGCCTTTCGACGCCTGGAAGCTCAGGAACCCGGCGCCGGGGGCGGCGGCGACACCGTGTCCCGGCCCCGGACTTCCTGGCCCCGCGCGTCGACGTTCACCACCTTCGCCCCCTCGGGTGCCGTCAGCTCGTACAGCGTCAGGTCCGGCCGGCCGTTGAGGCGGATGTCCGTGTAGCGGAGGTCCAGCCGTGTGTCCGCCGACGCGGCGATGAGGTGGACCTTGTCGGGGAAGAACAGCTCGCCGCGCTGCTGGAAGTCCTCGAACGCCAGGTCGTAGCCCGGCACACCTCGCACCTCGCTCTTCACCACGCGCAGGTGTTTGGGATCCACGCGGAGTGTTTGCGTCGCGGGCCCCCGCTGGAGCTTCAGCACATACACGCGGTCCTTCTCATCCAGCGCCAGGGTCATGGACTCCGGCGGCAGGAGGGGGACCTGCCCGAGCATCACCGCGACCAGCTCCTCGCTCGGCAGGACGACAGGCAGGAAGCGCGACACGTTCTCCGCGCTGGCGGGGCCCTGGAGGTAGACGTTGTCCCGCGCCTGATAGACGCCGAAGCGCGCCCCGTCGGAGACGAGCGAGGCGACCGGGCGGTTGAAGAAGTCGTAGGTCTCCAGGTGGATGAGCCCTGGACGGGTGATGGAGAGGAAGGTGGAGAGGGTGCCGCTGCCCTGGGGGGAGTCCACGTGCAGCTTGGCGTCGCCCTCCAGGTTCACCACCTTCGCCTGTCGCTCGCGCACATGCTGGTAGAGCGTCTGGGCATCCTCGATGCGGCCTTCCGGACCGAACTCGAGGCGTTTGGGGCAGGCCGAACAGAGGAGGGCCAGGAAGATTGCGGCGGCTGCGCGGTTCATATGTCCTAGTGTGAGCCAGGGCCGCATGCCCGGTCATCCATCATGAGCCTGAACGATCTACTTCATTACCTTCGCCTGGGCGGCGTCACCCTCGCCCTCCTCCTGGGTGCCTCCGTGGTCGCCCTGGGTGTGGCCATCGAACGACTCATCGCCCTGTGGGGCGTGAGCGAGCGCTCCCGAAACCTGGGGGAGATCGTCCACAAGCACCTCCTCCGGGGGGACGTGGCCGCGGCCCGCACCGCCGCCGAGCGCTCCGACGCGGTGGCCGCCGACATCTTCCTCGCCGGCTTCGACCGCTGGGAGCGCTCCCGCGCCACCGGCGGCAACGGCATCGAGTCCGCCGTGGAGCGCGAGCGCGCCCAGGTGGGGCTCAAGCTGCGGCGCAACCTGTGGCTGCTCGCGACCATCGGTTCGACGACGCCCTTCGTGGGCCTCTTCGGCACCGTGGCCGGCATCATGCGCTCCTTCAAGGACCTGGGCGTGGACGTGGAGGCCGGCGGCACGGGCGGCTCCGCGGCGGTGATGACGGGCATCTCCGAGGCGCTCGTGGCCACCGCGGTGGGCATCCTCGTCGCCGTGCAGGCGATGGTCTTCTACAACTACTTCCAGGCGCGGCTGTCCCGCGTGCTCGTGGAGCTGCGGCTGCTGGGCGACGAGTTCGTGGAGATCCTCAAGGAGCGCGCCGCCGGCGGCCCGCTGCCAGAACCAACGCCTTCACGCGAGAGCCCCGCGGCCCCCGCGCCGCGCCCGGATCCGCAGCCCGCCTCGTCGTAAGGAGACACGCCCACCATGGCCATGGGAAAGACGCCGGGCTCGTCCGACGATGAGGTCGAAGGCGCCGGCTTCGCGGAGATCAACATCACGCCGCTCACGGACGTGATGCTGGTGCTGCTCATCATCTTCATGGTGACCAGCTCCGTCATCACGCAGCAGGGTCCGGGCGGCGGCGCCAAGGCGGGCCTCAAGGTGAACCTGCCCAAGGGCGGCGCGGCGGACGTCACCGCGCGCACGACGGACCTGTCCGTGGCGGTGCTGGCGGACGGCCGCTTCATGCTCGCCGGCAACGTCGTCGCGGAGGCGGAGCTGAAGCAGGCCTTCGACAAGGCGAAGGATCAGAACCCCGACACCGTGGTCATCGTCCAGGCGGACGAGGGCGTCTCCCACGGGACGGTGGTGCAGGTGATGGAGCTGGCGAAGAAGGCCGGCCTCGCGCAGCTCGCCATCGGCGTGCGCGAGGGCAACTAGCCCCCCTCCCCCCTCGGAAAGGAAAAAGGCCCCCCGGCACGCATGCCGGAGGGCCTTTTTTCATGGCGTCAGCCGGGTGTCCGGCGGACTCAGACGGACGCGAACGCCGCGTCGCTGATGTCCATGGGCGAGGTGTCCTCGGTGGCGATGAGGCGCGCGGCGTACTCCACGTTGGGCAGCACGTTGCGCGCGTACCAGAGGGCGCTGAACTTCTTGCCGTCGTAGAACGCCTTGTCCGGGTGGTCCGCGCCCACGCTGGCGGCGGCCTTCTCCGCGATGACGGCCGCGTCCAGCAGCAGCCAGCCCACGGCGACCTCCGACATCATGTTGAGGAAGCGGTTGGCGGACAGGGGGATGAGCGGGAAGCGGCCCGGGTCCTGCGACCAGCCGAACAGCGCCATCGCGCTGGACATCAGGCCTTCCTGCGCGGCGGCCAGCGTCTTCACGGCCTCGCCCAGCACCGGGTGCTCGCGGTGCGCTTCCACGAAGCTGCCGACGTCTCCCATGAACTGCTGGAAGTGCGCGCCGCCCGCCTGGCCCATCTTGCGGCCCACCAGGTCCATGGCCTGGATGTGGTTGGTGCCTTCGTAGATGGAGAAGATCTTCGAGTCGCGCGTGTACTGCTCCACCGGGTAGTCCTGGATGTAGCCGGCGCCGCCGTACACCTGGATGGCCTGCGCGCACAGGCGGAAGGCCTGGTCGGAGCCGTAGGACTTCACCAGCGGCGTCAGCACCTCCACCTGGCCCTTGTGGTAGCTGGCCGCGTCGTCATCCTTGCCCGCCAGCTGCTTCGCCTTGTCCAGGTGCATGGCCAGCTTGATGACCAGCGCGCGGATGCCCTCCACGTGCGCCTTGATGTCCAGCAGCATGCGGCGCACGTCCGGGTGCTCCAGGATGGAGGCGCGGGGCGCGGACGGGTCCTTCCACTTGGTGAAGTGGGAGCCCTGCTTGCGGTCCTTCGCGTAGTCGACCGCGTTGTAGTACGCGGCCGACGCCAGGCTCACGCCCTGGATGCCCACGGCGATGCGCGCGCCGTTCATCATCTTGAACATCTGGCTCATGCCGACGTGCTCGACGGTGCCCACGAGCTCGCCCAGACAGCCGTCGTTCTCACCGAAGTTGAGGACACAGGTGGCGGAGCCGTTGATGCCCATCTTGTGCTCGATGGACGCCACCGTGACGTCGTTCGCCTGGCCCGCGGAGCCGTCCGCGTTGATGCGCAGCTTGGGGACGATGAAGAGCGACAGGCCCTTGGTGCCCACCGGCGCGCCGTCGATGCGCGCGAGCACCAGGTGGATGATGTTGCCGGCCATGTCGTGGTCGCCGCCGGAGATGAAGATCTTCGTGCCCCGGATGCTGTACGTGCCGTCCCCGTTGCGCTTCGCGGTGGACTTGGCCGCGCCCACGTCGGAGCCGGCGTGCGGCTCGGTGAGGCACATGGTGCCGCCCCACGTGCCGTTGAGCATGCGCTCCACGAACTGCTTCTGCTGCGCGGGCGTGCCGCACTCGGCGATGACCTCCGCCGCGCCGAACGCCAGGCCCGGGTACATGTTGAACGCCGTGTTGGCGCCGGAGAGGATCTCCTCCACCGTCACCTGGAGCATCATCGGCGCGCCCTGGCCGCCGTGGTCGGGGCTCACCGCCACCGTCTTGAAGCCCTGCTCGTAGAGCTTGTTCCACGCGTCCTTGAAGCCCTTGGGCGTGAAGACGGCGCCGTTCTCCACCCGGCAGCCCTCGCGGTCGCCCACGGAGTTGAGGGGCCCCAGGACCTCGCGCGCGAAGCGGTAGGTCTCCGTGAGCACCGCCTTCGCCTCATCCGGCCCCCAGGCGTCATACGGCGCCTGGCCCGCCACCTGGCCGAAGCCGAACTGCTCGAACAGCGTGAAGAAGATCTCTCGAAGGTCGGTCTTGTAGGTGTTGATGCCGGCGGACATGGCCACTCCTGCGTAGGGGCTCGCTGCCTGCTCTCTTCCCGCAGGGCAGGAAAAAGAAAGGGTCAGCGGCCCATGTGACGCAGGAAGTGTGGCGTCGACTGATTTTTGAGTCAACCCGGAATGACACCCCGCGTTGACGAGCGGTCGAAGCCGCCCCGTCCGAACGCGGGATTCCAGCGTTGAACGCCTACTTCTTGGCCTTCTTCGCCAGAGGGAGGGAGGCCGTCTTGGCGGCGGGCTTCTCCCGGGGGGCGGTCTTCTTGGACGAGGCGCCGGAGCGGGGCTCGCCCGCCTCCTCGTCGTCGTCCTCGTCCTCTTCCGGCGCGGTGGGAGCGGCGCTGGTGGACGACTCGGGGGCGGCGCTGGTGGCGGCGGGGACGACCAGGCTCTCGCGAGGGACCTCCACCACGATGGGGGACTGGCCGGAGCGCTGCCGGTTCTCGTCCTCCAGGGAGTAGAAGAGTTGGATCTGCGAGCCGCCCTTCATGACGAGCTCGCCCTTCTGGTTCTCCGCCCAGAGGTCGATTTCGACGAAGTACCGGCCGCCGGAGCCGTGGCGGTCGCTCACGCGGCCCTTGCAGACCACGGTGTCGCCCGGCCACACCATCTTGATGAACCGGACGTTGTAGCGGCGCAGCTGCCCGCCGCGCGCCCAGTCGCTGATCAACTGGCCGAGCATGCCCATGACGAGCATGCCCGGGGCGTAGACGGACGGCATGCCCACGCTCTTGGCGTACAGCTCGTCCACGTGGACGGGGTTGTAGTCGCCGGAGGCGCCCGCGTAGCGCGACAGCTGCACGCGGTCCACCGGGGCCTTGGCCAGCGCGGGCAGCTCGTCACCCACGCGAATGGATTCGAAGTAGAGCTTGCGCGCGGGCATCAGACGTTCTCCTTGGCGGCACGCACCACGAGGGTCCGGCGAGCACGGAAGACGAGGTTGCCCTCCTCGTCACGGCCTTCGTCCTCGATGACCGCGATGTCCATCTTGCCGGACATGCCCGGCCGTTCGAAGACGTCCGACACGCGGGTGGACACGTAGATGCGATCCCCCGCGAAGATGGGCCGCTCGTAGTCGAAGCCCTGTTCGGCGTGCAGCAGGCTCTTGATGCCCACCCCCAACAGCTCACGGAGGTCCGCGGCGGAATGGAACGACGCGGGGAACGTGGGCGGCGCGACGATGGTGGGATAGCCCGAGGCACGGGCGTACTCCTCGTCGTAGTAGATGGGATTGTAGTCGCCGATCGCTTCGGCGAAGCGCCGGATGGCGCCCTTCTCCACCTCGTTGAGCGTCGGCGGTGAGGCGCGGCCAATCGCGTTCTTGTCCAGCATTTCCCTCTCCTGATGAACCTTCAGCGTCCTGACGGCAGCTCAAGCACCGTCATGAGCCCGGCCTCCGCGGCCGTCAAACGTGGCGCGGCATTCACCAGCGCGTTCGCGGTGGCCCGGTCGCCCGCCACTCCCCCCGGGATTTCCAGCACCAGTCTGGGATCCGCGTCGATTTCGATGCGATCCCTTGGGTTGTCCGCCCCCACCGCGATGGTCAGCTCCAGGCGCACCCGCTCCTGACCCTCCTCCAAACCCACCACGGATTGGAACATGCCCGCGACGCGGCCTTTCTTCACGACAAATGCGCCGCCGGAGATCTCCTCCTCCGCGAACACCGGCGCGACCTCCTCCTCGAAGTCGTCGCAGTCCAGGCCCAAACCCAGCGCCGCCAGCGCCGCGGACTCCACCAGCCCCACGTGGCCCAGCTCCTCGCGGTCCACCAGCTCGAAGAACTCCTCCTCCGTCAGGCCCGCCCCCACCTTGCGCTGCAGCGCTTCACGCCGCGTCCGCGCGTCCACCACGCGGCTGGCCAGCACCTTGCGGACGGGCCCGCAGACCTGCCCCGCGGTGGCCACCAGCCGGTCCAGCACGAAGCCCGGGTTCACGCCGGTGCCCACGATGGCGACGCCCGCCTTCTGCGCGGCGCGCTCCAGCTTCTCCGCCAGCTCCGGGTACTTGAGGTGCGGGAACGCCAGCTCCTCGCACGTGCTGGCCACCGGCAGGCCCAGCTTCAGCGCGTCCAGCAGCTGCTCCATCACCTGCGAGAGCCGCGAGCTGGTGGCGTGCAGCACCACCACGCCCTTGCGGCGCCCCACGGCGCGCTCCAGCGAGTCCGCGACCTTGAAGCGCGGCGCGGCCTGCCCCAGCACGTCCCCCAGCGGACGCCCCACCAGGGAAGGCTGCGAGTCCACCGCGCCCATCAATTCCACTTCGGGGGACGACAGGGCGGCCCTGGCAATTTCCTGCCCGATGAACCCCAGCCCCATCACCACCACCGGCACCGGCCCATCAGGGGCTCTAGCCATCGGAGATTGCTCCCGAATTCCAAGGGGTTACAACCATTTACGGCGGGTCGCCAGCCACCATAGAACACGCTTCCTTGAGCAAGCAAGCGTAACGTGGAGTCCAGCGACCACTGGTTTCGGGGAATCTTCAAGAATTCCGGCAGTTTACCAGCACTGGAAAGCTTGGGGGGCCTGTTTGCCTGCCCGTGGAGCGGATATAAGACTCTGAGAAAACGCAGCCCACTCGCTCGGAGCGTATCTGCCCATGGCTCGGATCCTCGTGGTGGACGACGACGTGCTCATCCTCGCGGCGCTTTCCCGAATCCTGCAGGCGGAGGGCTACGAGGTCGTCACCCACAGCGATCCGGTGGTCGCGGCGCGGGAACAGGGCTTCGACGTGGTGCTGACGGACTTCATGATGCCGTACCTCAACGGCATCGAGCTGCTGTCGGCGCTCCGGGAGAAGAACCCGCGCGCGGTGCGGCTGATGTTGACGGCGGCGGCGGACTTCAAGACGGCGTCGGAGGCGGTGAACCGGGGCGAGGTCTTCCGGTTGCTGGGCAAGCCGTGGGCGCTGAGCGAGCTGACCAGCAGCGTGAGGCAGGCCATCGAGCACCACCGGCTGGTGGCGGCCAACGAGCGGCTGACGCGCGAGGTCGCGGAGAAGAACGCGGAGCTGCTGGCCATCAACGAGGGCCTGGAGCGCCGGGTCATCGAGCGCACGACGGGGCTTCTGGACGGGCTCATCAGCGCGCTGGACTACCGCGACACGGAGACGCAGTGGCACTCACGGCGCGTGTCGCTGTACGCGCGGCGGCTGGCGCAGGAGATTGGCCTCACCGGGCCGGCGTTGGACGTGGTGGAACAGGGCGCGCTCCTGCACGACATCGGCAAGATTGGCGTGCGCGACTCCATCCTGCTCAAGCCCGGGCCGCTCACGCCCGAGGAGTGGGTGGAGATGAAGCAGCACCCGGAGTTCGGCTACCGGATGCTGGCGAAGATGCCCTACCTGCACGAGGCGGCGCTCATCGTGCTGCAGCACCAGGAGCGCTGGGACGGCAAGGGCTACCCGCTGGGGCTCAAGGGCGAGGACATCGTCGTCGGCGCGCGCATCTTCTGCCTCGTGGATACGCTGGACGCCATCACCTCCGACCGGCCCTATCGCAAGGGACGTCCCATGAGCGTGGCCCGCGACGAGGTCCGCCGCTGCGCGGGGACGCAGTTCGACCCGGCGCTCGCGGAGGCGTTCCTGGGCCTCCCGGAGACGGAGTGGGCCCGCATCCGCCGCGAGGTGGAGATGATGGAAGAAGCGGAGGACCGCCGCTGGAACGGCGGGAAGCTCAACGCCCACGGTGAACCCGAGCCCGCGCGCGCCAGCGGGGCCTGACGCGCGCGAGAGGCCGGCTCAGGGGCGGTGGTCGCCAACGATGACGTCGTCGATGACCGTGCCCTCCAGCAGCGCGTCCACGACGTCCATGCCCGCGATGACGCTTCCGAAGGCCGTGTAGCGGCCGTCCAGGTGCGGCTGCGGCGAGTGGGTGAAGAAGAACTGGCTGCCGCCGGTGTCCTTGCCGGACAGCGCCATCCCCACGGTGCCCCGGGCATATGGCCGGCGCGTCATCTCACACCGGATGGAGTACCCGGGGCCGCCCTCCCCGTCCCCGCGCGGGTCGCCGCCTTGCGCGACGAAGTCCGGCACCACGCGGTGGAACGTCGTGCCCCGGAAGTAGCCCTGCCGCGCGAGCGCCACCAGGTTGCCGCCCGTGAGCGGCGCCTGTTCATCCAGGAGCACGGTGATGTCGCCCTTGCGCGTGCGCAGCGTGAGCGTCGTGGAAGGGGGCGCGGCGGGCGGACGGGAGGTGTGCGGCGGCAGCTCCACGCGGCCGGCGCGGATGGGCGTCCCCGTGAGGGAGGTGAGGGCTTCGGCGGCGACGCGGCGCACGTTCGCGTGCGGGTGGGTCAGCCACTCGCGCAGGCGGGGCTCGGCGGCGCGCCCCTGCAACGCGACGAGCGCGCCAGCCACGGACTCCGCCAGGTCCGGCTCCCGAGGCACCCGCGCCGCCAGGGCCTCCACCGCGGGCAGCGCTTCGGCGTCGTGCAGCTTTCCGGCGGCGGAGGCGGCGAGCCCCGCCACCACCGCGTCGCTCCCGGCGATGAGCGCTCGCACCGGCGCCTTCGCTTCGGGCACGGGCCGCTCGGAAATGGCATCCAGCGCCGCGCCGCGCACCACGGGACTGACGTGGCTCAGGTAGGGCACCGCGAAGGCGGCTCCCGACACGGGTGGAGTCACGTCCCCCGGCTTCGCCGCGGTCGCGGACAGCACCTTGAACTGGGCCACCTCATGCAGCCCCAACGCGAGCCTCCGGGCTTCAGGGAC
It encodes the following:
- a CDS encoding MotA/TolQ/ExbB proton channel family protein yields the protein MSLNDLLHYLRLGGVTLALLLGASVVALGVAIERLIALWGVSERSRNLGEIVHKHLLRGDVAAARTAAERSDAVAADIFLAGFDRWERSRATGGNGIESAVERERAQVGLKLRRNLWLLATIGSTTPFVGLFGTVAGIMRSFKDLGVDVEAGGTGGSAAVMTGISEALVATAVGILVAVQAMVFYNYFQARLSRVLVELRLLGDEFVEILKERAAGGPLPEPTPSRESPAAPAPRPDPQPASS
- a CDS encoding ABC transporter ATP-binding protein translates to MSEPLVQVRDLKVHFPVRGGFLGRTRGTVRAVDGVSFEVARGETLGLVGESGCGKSTLGRALLRLIDPTSGSIRVEGRELTGLSQRELRPLRRRMQLVFQDPYASLNPRMTVGDILAEPFAIHGLAKGRAREDEVLALLDAMGLPREARHRYPHEFSGGQRQRIGIARAIALRPELVVADEPISALDVSIQAQIVNLLVDLQRERGLTYVFIAHDLKIVEYVSTRVAVMYLGRIVEVAPSRALYSGPRHPYTQALLSAVPVPDPERPRARLLLPGEPPSPLSPPAGCAFHPRCPHAMERCRRESPPLYPLGGGHAAACFLAEGDARPAWETPTVSASGGGAGVLAQPSSPG
- a CDS encoding GspE/PulE/PilB domain-containing protein; translated protein: MAQIKLGELLIKANVLQESQLKAALAEQAKWGGKLGEILVRMNLVSEDILVRALSKQLGMPAVNLDAVQAVPPHVKAKIPSQTARDFSVVPLQLRDDGKTLVVAMSDPLNVRVLDELRALSKCRIVANVAGRTSVARAFARLYEESAELEDADTNFKVVDAQGRTVVKNLKDLDPAAAVAASAPARPAPAPARPPPPAEAPRAAASGSPAELLKSVEDVQRKEVAALKAMVELLIEKGVFSREEYLAKVKR
- a CDS encoding ABC transporter ATP-binding protein; the encoded protein is MTGVAPSPDAGAPLLDVRGLTTQLSLARGTVRAVDGVSFNVPPGGTLGVVGESGCGKSLTALSVMRLVPEPPGRVVGGEVRFRGEDLLALPEREMRRVRGRHVAMVFQEPMTSLNPVFTVGEQIGEGVRLHLGATRSQARERAVEMLRQVGIPAPGERVDAYPHQLSGGMRQRVMIAMALACDPALLIADEPTTALDVTIQAQILELLKRLQAERHMAVMLITHDLGVVAGSCDAVVVMYAGRIVEQAPVRELFARPAHPYTAGLLRSIPSLHDAGAAEGGRQRLKAIPGMVPSLGALPSGCAFRDRCDRASELCARLTPALESKRGGQWAACHHPVPAP
- a CDS encoding DUF4292 domain-containing protein, producing MNRAAAAIFLALLCSACPKRLEFGPEGRIEDAQTLYQHVRERQAKVVNLEGDAKLHVDSPQGSGTLSTFLSITRPGLIHLETYDFFNRPVASLVSDGARFGVYQARDNVYLQGPASAENVSRFLPVVLPSEELVAVMLGQVPLLPPESMTLALDEKDRVYVLKLQRGPATQTLRVDPKHLRVVKSEVRGVPGYDLAFEDFQQRGELFFPDKVHLIAASADTRLDLRYTDIRLNGRPDLTLYELTAPEGAKVVNVDARGQEVRGRDTVSPPPPAPGS
- a CDS encoding MaoC family dehydratase is translated as MPARKLYFESIRVGDELPALAKAPVDRVQLSRYAGASGDYNPVHVDELYAKSVGMPSVYAPGMLVMGMLGQLISDWARGGQLRRYNVRFIKMVWPGDTVVCKGRVSDRHGSGGRYFVEIDLWAENQKGELVMKGGSQIQLFYSLEDENRQRSGQSPIVVEVPRESLVVPAATSAAPESSTSAAPTAPEEDEDDDEEAGEPRSGASSKKTAPREKPAAKTASLPLAKKAKK
- a CDS encoding GspE/PulE/PilB domain-containing protein, translated to MRKKIGELLVQAGVVTDEQVKQALASGRRGQGRKLGEVLVSMGLCTGRDIARALAAQHELPFVEIPEYIPHAVSSLVSMDFQTEQRVLLFALEQDGRSEKLHVAVEDPGNLNLVDQLRFQLRKQLKVFVAAPDDLEQALARGRGEPLDIVEAEPMDMDEDDSPDILPSTPAPAAARPSSARPPAPPPLDWDLPPPPPHESSADGAEVLEDILGSKPRPAARPPPPPAAARPPPPPPPPPSEADADPNKPRVPVVLFGGAAQGVKPSVALTPKPDFSEEDLAVLDDIDRISRGEEASLDTEKVKPARMVASLIRLLIRKGLIQEAEFLEELAQK
- a CDS encoding ExbD/TolR family protein, with translation MAMGKTPGSSDDEVEGAGFAEINITPLTDVMLVLLIIFMVTSSVITQQGPGGGAKAGLKVNLPKGGAADVTARTTDLSVAVLADGRFMLAGNVVAEAELKQAFDKAKDQNPDTVVIVQADEGVSHGTVVQVMELAKKAGLAQLAIGVREGN
- a CDS encoding acyl-CoA dehydrogenase codes for the protein MSAGINTYKTDLREIFFTLFEQFGFGQVAGQAPYDAWGPDEAKAVLTETYRFAREVLGPLNSVGDREGCRVENGAVFTPKGFKDAWNKLYEQGFKTVAVSPDHGGQGAPMMLQVTVEEILSGANTAFNMYPGLAFGAAEVIAECGTPAQQKQFVERMLNGTWGGTMCLTEPHAGSDVGAAKSTAKRNGDGTYSIRGTKIFISGGDHDMAGNIIHLVLARIDGAPVGTKGLSLFIVPKLRINADGSAGQANDVTVASIEHKMGINGSATCVLNFGENDGCLGELVGTVEHVGMSQMFKMMNGARIAVGIQGVSLASAAYYNAVDYAKDRKQGSHFTKWKDPSAPRASILEHPDVRRMLLDIKAHVEGIRALVIKLAMHLDKAKQLAGKDDDAASYHKGQVEVLTPLVKSYGSDQAFRLCAQAIQVYGGAGYIQDYPVEQYTRDSKIFSIYEGTNHIQAMDLVGRKMGQAGGAHFQQFMGDVGSFVEAHREHPVLGEAVKTLAAAQEGLMSSAMALFGWSQDPGRFPLIPLSANRFLNMMSEVAVGWLLLDAAVIAEKAAASVGADHPDKAFYDGKKFSALWYARNVLPNVEYAARLIATEDTSPMDISDAAFASV